One part of the Ornithorhynchus anatinus isolate Pmale09 chromosome 21, mOrnAna1.pri.v4, whole genome shotgun sequence genome encodes these proteins:
- the LOC103170194 gene encoding nodal homolog 2-A-like: MRISTQKKEPQPLKQLEETFMARDGLFPGYEGSGAQPVLGPEEPLYPPLPSSIASFLTGSNLGFTITPKSCHLSGHHWILHFQVVSFHDNEVMELRVQVPVSSSTSHPLILELQALKEGGGWFLLGSFPFTLPSSHMGSELVLDVTCLLEYWMQLEDVFLGSIVPWREELRSGDLLNNSILLACLEARADRDTVLLVTASPPARPVLIHQADSRSPADPPSGMAPEVSHGEPCQLGDMEVDFRLLPWGSSIVLPKTFNAYRCKGACPEGSHHLADFSNYFSMQKQVACPWKSLSCVPSLLRPLSLMVIEANTQAVVHLLKDMVVAECGCR; this comes from the exons ATTTCTACGCAGAAAAAAGAACCACAGCCACTGAAACAGTTGGAGGAAACTTTCATGGCCCGTGATGGTCTCTTTCCTGGTTATGAAGGTTCTGGGGCCCAGCCGGTTTTGGGTCCTGAAGAGCCTCTCTATCCACCCTTACCATCTTCAATAGCTTCTTTTTTGACTGGCAGTAACCTTGGATTTACCATCACCCCCAAGA GCTGCCATCTCTCGGGCCACCACTGGATTCTCCACTTCCAAGTGGTCTCCTTCCATGATAATGAGGTTATGGAGCTAAGGGTCCAAGTGCCAGTTAGCTCTTCCACCAGCCACCCCCTCATCCTCGAGCTGCAGGCCCTCAAAGAGGGAGGAGGCTGGTTCCTGCTGGGCTCCTTTCCCTTCACCCTGCCATCCTCGCACATGGGCTCGGAGCTGGTGCTGGACGTGACGTGCCTCCTGGAGTACTGGATGCAGCTGGAAGATGTTTTCCTGGGCTCCATCGTCCCGTGGAGGGAAGAGCTGCGCTCCGGGGACCTGCTCAACAACTCCATCCTGCTGGCGTGCCTTGAGGCCAGGGCCGACCGGGACACGGTGCTGCTGGTTAcggcctcgcccccggcccggcccgtgctGATCCACCAGGCCGACTCTCGGAGTCCTGCTGATCCTCCCTCCGGGATGGCCCCTGAGGTCTCCCATGGGGAGCCCTGCCAGCTCGGTGACATGGAGGTTGATTTCCGGCTCCTGCCCTGGGGCTCGTCCATTGTGCTGCCCAAGACCTTCAATGCCTACAGGTGCAAGGGGGCTTGCCCAGAGGGATCCCATCATCTGGCTGACTTTTCCAACTACTTCTCGATGCAG AAACAGGTTGCCTGTCCTTGGAAGAGTCTGTCCTGTGTCCCCTCGCTGCTGAGACCGCTTTCCCTGATGGTCATCGAGGCCAACACCCAGGCCGTAGTCCACCTCCTTAAGGACATGGTAGTGGCAGAGTGTGGCTGCCGTTAG